Proteins encoded in a region of the Rhodococcus sp. SBT000017 genome:
- a CDS encoding GNAT family N-acetyltransferase, translating into MSNLHHAPLAGVNPSTLYRIMALRVEVFVHEQKIVDEAELDGADMLPTTELFWIQDESGEVLATLRVLVDDAVHIGRVATAVQGRGRGYAGELVEAALTAYPGVVEISAQAHLENWYGRFGFVRVGEQYLEAGIPHVKMLTRAD; encoded by the coding sequence ATGTCGAATCTCCACCATGCTCCACTTGCAGGCGTCAACCCGAGCACCCTGTACCGCATCATGGCGCTTCGGGTCGAGGTGTTCGTACACGAACAGAAGATCGTCGACGAGGCGGAACTCGATGGTGCAGATATGCTTCCGACAACGGAGTTGTTCTGGATCCAGGACGAGAGCGGGGAGGTGTTGGCCACGCTGCGCGTGCTCGTCGACGACGCGGTCCACATAGGGCGCGTCGCGACCGCCGTTCAGGGTCGTGGCCGCGGCTATGCAGGAGAACTCGTCGAGGCCGCACTGACGGCATACCCCGGGGTGGTCGAGATCTCCGCGCAAGCGCACCTCGAAAACTGGTACGGGCGCTTCGGATTCGTTCGAGTGGGAGAGCAGTACCTGGAAGCGGGAATCCCCCACGTGAAGATGCTCACCCGCGCCGATTGA
- a CDS encoding Fic family protein — protein sequence MFEIMQLTSDVATGEYMAWDRLRYKTPPEGLTHEEWWFGVKVARSSLLRPLPLQSVDGTFFSYALPDQVLRLLDDVTKRASGQIAAPEEITNSATKNKYVVSSLIEEAITSSQLEGAVTSRRDAKKMIKNKSRPRNRSEQMILNNFHAMQHISENQHAEFTPEAICELHRIVTDGTLDNPDAAGTIQSDPDPADRVRVYGEQDQVLHAPPPVDELPGRLQTLCEFANAGPESDPYVPPVVRALTVHFMAGYDHYFEDGNGRTARALFYWSMLKQGYWLTEYLTISRILNTAHAQYARSFLLSEDDGGDLTHFIIYHLGIIQRALNDLNEHLERKASELASARDWLSGAHGELNHRQINLLEGAVKNAANDYTVNSHQRTHGVAMQTARSDLYDLERRGFLTKVKRGKAFVFLPAPDLHERLTEA from the coding sequence ATGTTCGAGATCATGCAGCTCACGAGCGATGTAGCCACCGGTGAGTACATGGCCTGGGACAGGTTGCGGTACAAGACGCCCCCTGAGGGCTTGACCCACGAGGAGTGGTGGTTCGGGGTGAAGGTGGCGCGATCGAGCTTGCTGCGACCGCTCCCACTTCAGAGCGTCGACGGTACGTTCTTCTCCTACGCCCTACCGGACCAGGTGCTCAGGCTGCTCGACGATGTGACCAAACGAGCCAGTGGTCAAATTGCTGCGCCGGAAGAGATCACCAACTCGGCGACAAAGAACAAGTACGTCGTCAGTTCGCTCATCGAGGAAGCGATCACATCGAGTCAGCTCGAAGGCGCAGTTACAAGTCGTCGCGATGCCAAGAAGATGATCAAGAACAAGTCCCGGCCGCGAAATCGTAGCGAACAGATGATTTTGAACAACTTTCATGCGATGCAGCACATTTCCGAAAACCAGCATGCGGAGTTCACGCCTGAAGCGATATGTGAGCTTCATCGGATCGTGACGGACGGGACGCTGGACAACCCGGATGCAGCCGGCACCATCCAAAGTGATCCCGATCCAGCCGATCGGGTGAGGGTCTACGGCGAGCAGGATCAAGTCCTTCATGCGCCGCCTCCGGTGGACGAACTGCCTGGTCGGTTGCAGACCCTGTGTGAATTTGCCAACGCCGGTCCCGAATCGGATCCGTATGTTCCGCCTGTAGTTCGGGCACTCACAGTGCACTTCATGGCGGGATACGACCACTATTTCGAGGATGGAAATGGTCGCACAGCACGTGCGCTCTTCTACTGGAGCATGCTTAAGCAGGGCTACTGGCTGACTGAATATTTGACAATATCTCGAATATTGAACACGGCACACGCGCAATATGCCCGGTCATTCTTGTTGTCAGAAGATGACGGTGGCGATCTGACGCACTTCATCATCTATCACCTGGGAATCATCCAACGTGCGTTGAACGATTTGAACGAACATTTGGAACGTAAGGCATCGGAACTGGCGTCAGCGCGGGATTGGCTCTCGGGAGCGCACGGCGAACTGAATCACCGGCAAATAAATCTGCTGGAAGGTGCGGTGAAGAACGCGGCGAACGACTACACCGTGAACAGTCATCAGCGAACACACGGCGTTGCCATGCAAACTGCACGTAGCGATCTCTACGACCTCGAGCGACGCGGGTTCCTGACCAAAGTCAAGCGGGGGAAAGCTTTTGTATTCTTACCGGCCCCGGATCTGCATGAGCGCTTGACCGAAGCATGA
- a CDS encoding EAL domain-containing protein, producing the protein MLPTRDASHRRHVSRRIRAVIDSGGPTIVFQPIVRAVDGATIVFQPIVRAVDGAIEGYEALSRFPEGGGTTERWFADAVCCGLGAALDTSAVMNALKESAQLPHGSFLAVNLCAATLLADFSLVGHLVEFGQKRHLIVEITEHATIDDEVGVLAVLAELRRGGVDIAVDDVGSGYAGLRHLVLLEPDVIKLDAFVVHGMRENRIKMVVAELILEFARKTGARCVFEGIETDDDLEVATSIGADLLQGYRLGRPAAMHQFTRD; encoded by the coding sequence GTGCTACCGACTAGGGACGCCTCCCACCGGCGACACGTATCGCGTCGCATCCGGGCTGTCATCGACTCGGGTGGTCCGACCATCGTCTTTCAGCCGATCGTTCGCGCCGTCGACGGCGCGACCATCGTCTTTCAGCCGATCGTTCGCGCCGTCGACGGCGCGATCGAGGGATACGAGGCTCTCTCACGTTTTCCGGAAGGCGGCGGCACCACCGAGAGGTGGTTCGCCGACGCCGTGTGCTGTGGACTCGGGGCAGCTCTCGACACGTCTGCCGTCATGAATGCCCTGAAGGAGTCCGCTCAGCTCCCGCACGGATCGTTCCTTGCTGTGAACCTCTGTGCCGCAACACTACTGGCCGACTTCTCGTTGGTGGGACATCTCGTCGAATTCGGGCAAAAGCGGCACCTGATCGTGGAGATCACCGAGCACGCCACCATCGACGACGAGGTCGGGGTGCTGGCGGTGCTGGCCGAACTCAGACGCGGCGGCGTCGACATCGCCGTCGACGATGTGGGCTCGGGCTACGCGGGTCTGCGTCACCTGGTGCTGCTCGAACCCGATGTCATCAAGCTCGACGCATTCGTCGTGCACGGCATGAGGGAGAACAGGATCAAGATGGTGGTGGCCGAACTGATCCTGGAATTCGCGCGAAAGACCGGCGCGCGCTGCGTGTTCGAGGGCATCGAGACCGACGACGATCTCGAAGTCGCCACGTCGATCGGGGCCGACTTGCTGCAGGGCTATCGATTGGGTCGCCCTGCAGCGATGCATCAGTTCACGCGGGACTGA